GGGCGGCGTAGGTGCCGCCCGCGAGTTCGGTAGTGAAGACGGCGGTGCCGTTCACGACGGTGAAGTAGCGGCTGGGAGTGGCGCCGCCGAGGTCGCCGGGCTCGTACGGGGTGCCGGTGATGTCGCTGGGGAGGTCGGTGCGGGAGAGTTCGGTGCCGGTGTCGTTGTAGACGCGCATCTGGATCTTGTCGGGGGTGGCGTTCAGGCCGGACGCTTCGGTAGCGATGTACACGAGCGCGACGGCGACGGGATCGGCGTCCTCGTCTTGTTCAACCGCCCAGCTGACGCCTTCAACGGTTTCCCCAGGTTCAACATTGAGGGCGATGCTCGCCGGGTCTTGCTGCGCCGTGGAATAGAGGGTGGCCATGCCCCGGGTGTCCCCGCGCATGAGAACAATGTGTGCGCCGGACGCTTCGATGACGTCACTTTCGAGGGCGACATCTTCGAAGACGATGGCGGGCTCGGCCGCGGGCGACGGAACTTGCGCCGTGGTGTCTACCCCAGCCGGCGGGACGGGTTGAGCAGGGTCGCTCGCGCTGCAGGACGCCACCATCAGCGTCAGGGCGAGGACCATGGGGGCAAGGGCGACGGATGGTGCGGGTTTCATACGGGTCTCCGACCGAGAGGGCGTCACAACGCAGATCGTTGTCGCTGAGGATTGGGCGTGCTTACGGCGTTGCCAGACGTGCGCTGGGCTGGGTGTGGGATTTAGAAGGCACCCCAGAGGTCCCATCGGCCCGCGATGACGGCGAATGCGCCGGTAGGGACGCCGATTTGTTCGGCGGTGGCGGCGTCGAGGACGTACGTCTGCGCACCGGGCATTTCCGGCTCCGGTCCGCGGAACGAGACACCCGTTTCAATGACGTCCGGTTCCCACCCGGCCGCGGTGAGGGCGTCCCGCACGGATGTGACGTCGTCTGCGGACGGGCTGAGAACTACACCCGTGACCTGCGTCGACTCGACGACGGAACTGTAGGCCGAGATCACGCAGTCGACCCGGGTGCCGTCCAGAGCGCCCGGTGGAAGCAGGGCGGCGAGGTCAGCTGGTGTGGCCTCCTGCACGGTGTAGTTGCCTGGGTGGTCCCGTCCCGTCGACGATGACTCCAGCGAGGCGGAGTAGTTCTCGAGCAACGTCGCGCACGCGGCACTCACCTCATCCGGGCTGGCCGATGCTGACTCCGCCGGGGCATCGAGGCCACTCGTCGATTCCGACGGCGCAGCGCAGCTGGCGAGGGTCGCCAGCGCGAGCGCTGTGGTCACCGCGAGCGCGATGCGGCGTAGCGGGTCTGTGCTCTGGCAGGCGTCGGCGCAGCCTCTCATCTACTTCTCTTCCTTGGCGCGGCGGTGCATGACGTGGCACGGGACGGCGATGACGAGGCCGATGATGGTGGCGAGGAGCGCCGGGAGGTACTCGTTCGGGTAGTAGCCGATGACGACGAGTTTGACGATTCCGGCGAAGCAGATGATGAGGCCGAGGATGGTGCCGGCCATCCAGAGGGCTGCAGCGTTCATGATGTCCGTCTCTCTCTGCGTCAGATGGACGCGAGAAGAGCGGGCAGCAGCCCGAAGGGGTTCTTGAAGAGGATCCAGAACACCACGCCGCCGACGATGGTCAGGATCGGCATGAACTTTGAGCGGCCCGTCCGAAGAGCGAGCAGCAGCGTGATCACGCCGACCGCAAGCGCGCCGATGGGCAGCAGGATGGTGAGGAAGATCCCGACGTACATCAGGGCCGTGGAGAACAGCCCGCCGATGGCGTCCTTGGTGGCTTCGATGGCGAGGGAGGATGCTTCGGACGCGATCTCGCGACCAGCCGACGGCCGGGGGTTCTCGGAGCTCATAGGTAGGGTCCTTTCGGGTGTGCAGGTGGCGCGTGTCGGAGATGGCAGTTACAAAGTCGCGGACTGCCGGGTCCGGCTCGTCCGGGGAGGGTTCAGGGGCGGGCGTCGCAGTTCTCGCGGACGTAGGTGTCGACGCGGGAGATGGCGCCGCTGTTGAGCAGCGCGGTGGAGAGGGAGCCGAGCCAGTTGCCGTTGCTGGCGTTGTCTTCCTGCTTCTTCCAGGTCTCCGCCACCGACTCTACGTCCGCCTGGATCTCGGACGGGGCGACCGTGGCCAGTTCGTCCCACATGATTTTCAGATCCCCCACCGCCCCGACAGCAGAGAACAGTCCGCCGAGGCTGCCGCCGTCGGCGCTGTTCATCTGCTCGAGATAGGCCGTCTTGTGCTTATCCATGGTCGAGCAGAACGCCTCCACGCTCCGGGTCGGAGCACAGCCCGTCACCACCACCGTCACCGCCGTGAGGATGACGACGGCGCTTGTCTCGCTAGACCCGCGCGGGATGGGTCGAGGGTGCATGGCTCCTCCTTCCGCGAACCATTCGCGGCTCGCTACTTATGAGTAGCACATGTGCCAGGCTTGCTCCATACACAAGACGTTCCGAGGTGCACTGGCCGGGCGCGATCTGTCGACGCGTGGGGGCAAGCGCGGGTGTCGACTGTCGCCTCCGGTGCCGTCAGATCCACGTCGACAGATGTCTTCCGTTCCGCGGGCGTCGGGCACTACGGTGCGAGACCGCGCACCCGCGTCGACGTGGGCGGACTTGGGGGAAGAAAACGTGACTGTAGGAGACGCCGTAGATGACACCGACAAGGAAGAGCGTTGCCCGCCCTGGTGCGTAGCCGACCACCAACACCAAGGCAACGCCGACCAGCGCTGGCACTACAGCGCGTGCGTCGAGCTGCCGCTTGTCGAACTCGCCCCGTTGGGCGGTGTGCCCGGAGAAAAGCTGGTGGACACGGCGGTGGCGTTCGATGTCGCGCTTGAGCGACCTTGGGGTTCGACGACCGCCTATGTTCTGCTCGGCGTCGGGTCCGAACGGGTTCGCACCTTCTGCCTAACGCTCGAGAGCGCCGAGCGGCTTGTCGCGGCCGTGCAGGACGCGGTCCGCGTTGGGAAGCGCAGCGCGTAGCATCGGTCCGCGCTACTTATCAGTCTGTAGATTGATAAGTAGCGCGGCGATGTGCTGAGGGGATGGAAGGCGACCTTCAGCGCACACTCGGGCGCAACCTCCGCGCCCATAGGCAGAAGCTCGGCCTCAGCCAGGAGCAGTTCGCCGAGAAGCTGGGGTACCACCGGACTTACATTGGGGGGATCGAGCAAGGGCTACGGAACTTGAGTCTGCGATCAGTCGAACGGCTCGCCGCGGACTTGCACGTAGATCCGCTTGAGCTTCTCAGAACACCCGAGCAACACGATGAGGCTAACCTCTCAGGTGAGGACGGTGCGCCTAAGCTGCAATACGCGCGATCCCGTGTGCCGGGAGAGTGAATTCACACCGAAAGGAAGACGTGTCTGAGCAGGAGAAGATCGCCCATCTGAGCATGATTCAGCAAGTGATCAATCGAATGGCATCTAATTCAGCCGCCACGAAAACATGGAGCCTCACGCTATCAGCGGCCCTCGTGGCCGTGGCGATATCTTTCGACACACTTTTCATCTTTGGCCTCGCTATATCCGTACCGCTCGTTGGGTTTTGGTACCTAGACGCCTACTATCTACGCCTCGAAAGATCATTTCGTAAACTTTACGTGTCGGCGGCTAACGACACCCCCCAGGTCGGAGCATTCTCGCTTGACTCGACACCATATATGCCCGGAGTACCTTCAATTTTGCGAACTATGGCGAGCGCTTCCGTAGGGCCATTTTACTTAACGCTGATTATTGCGACGACGGTAGTGGCGGCAATTGCGTCGCTAGCACCGAGGTGATTTGTCACTCGGGCGGAGCGATAATGCGCAAGAATGAATCGGCGCCTGGATGAAACTTGTAACTTGAGTCTCGGACCTCCCACTCGATCCCGCGTCGAGAAAGTTCACTCTGCACCACATTCAAATGCCTCGTCGCATCACCATAGAAACCCACTAATGGGTAGATCCGTACTTCCGCGCGGGCTAGGCGGACCATTTCCAGCGTTATTCTGACGTGGGCTTCAGGCGACAATGATGCTGCGTGCGTGAATAGAAAGTGAGACGAGAGTACCGTGTCGAACGCGCGGCTCGGAATATTCGTATTTGGCATGCTATGTGAAATGTAGCGCTCCGGGGCTTCCATGAGATGATTCAAGAAGGCGGCAGCTGAAGTCAGTCGAGTAAGGCCGTGAGACTCCCGCCCCGTGAAAAAACCATCCCATTGAAATGAACTCACCTGAGCGTTCACATTCTCCCACGCCTCCGCAACGCCCCCAATCGCTCGATCGACAACCGCGTAGAGATCTAGCGAATACAAGGGATCAAGCGCAACAGCGTCATAGCCAAGATGGCACGCCTCCGCAGTGAAGCTAGCGGCGCCTGCGGCTACATCGAGCAGTTGTGACCGGAGTTCAAGGTCCCCCAAATTGAACATCATCACATACTCGGCGAAACTCCTTGCACTTACAAACATCAGGTTCCCGGGATGCCGGTCTTTTGGGACTTGTAGTCTTCGAATAGT
The DNA window shown above is from Microbacterium proteolyticum and carries:
- a CDS encoding MotA/TolQ/ExbB proton channel family protein → MDPLQEPLRAAARSSRVHLTQRETDIMNAAALWMAGTILGLIICFAGIVKLVVIGYYPNEYLPALLATIIGLVIAVPCHVMHRRAKEEK
- a CDS encoding DUF6907 domain-containing protein, whose protein sequence is MTVGDAVDDTDKEERCPPWCVADHQHQGNADQRWHYSACVELPLVELAPLGGVPGEKLVDTAVAFDVALERPWGSTTAYVLLGVGSERVRTFCLTLESAERLVAAVQDAVRVGKRSA
- a CDS encoding helix-turn-helix domain-containing protein, which translates into the protein MEGDLQRTLGRNLRAHRQKLGLSQEQFAEKLGYHRTYIGGIEQGLRNLSLRSVERLAADLHVDPLELLRTPEQHDEANLSGEDGAPKLQYARSRVPGE